A region of Kribbella sp. NBC_01245 DNA encodes the following proteins:
- the ybeY gene encoding rRNA maturation RNase YbeY — MNVEVNNESGVDVDVNGLMQLSRFVMDALRMHPECELSIKLVDEDTMARYHVEFLDLPGPTDVMSWPMDELRPGAEDAIEGDQPLGHLGDIALCPTVAAAQGAKAGHGTWAELELLTVHGILHLLGYDHAEPAEKAEMWDIQGRLLEAWRAPGKADN; from the coding sequence GTGAACGTCGAGGTAAACAACGAGTCCGGCGTCGATGTCGACGTCAACGGACTGATGCAGCTCAGCCGCTTCGTGATGGACGCGCTCCGGATGCACCCGGAGTGCGAGCTCTCGATCAAACTGGTCGACGAGGACACGATGGCGCGCTACCACGTGGAGTTCCTCGACCTGCCGGGCCCGACGGACGTGATGTCGTGGCCGATGGACGAGCTGCGCCCGGGCGCGGAGGACGCGATCGAGGGCGACCAGCCGCTCGGGCATCTGGGCGATATCGCTCTCTGCCCGACCGTGGCGGCCGCTCAGGGCGCGAAGGCCGGGCACGGTACGTGGGCCGAGCTGGAACTGCTCACGGTGCACGGCATCCTGCATCTGCTCGGCTATGACCATGCCGAGCCGGCCGAGAAGGCCGAGATGTGGGACATCCAGGGGCGTCTGCTCGAGGCCTGGCGAGCCCCGGGGAAAGCCGATAACTAA
- a CDS encoding DUF6318 family protein, whose product MPNYRTTTITTITTTCALLLLAATTACTENPPGSTITPPPTTPTATPTSSPTPQPPAMPPAAKAKSKAGLQAFARHWLELESYAHATGNSSPYLALSRPTCEWCLGIAGVYRNVYAAGGRYEGDLSLELRDFGLLHVNAAEGTGAAGFRVYLPRALKIAKAGAQPQGQKSALVDYSINVTYVQGAWRVDTASTTVLKEGI is encoded by the coding sequence TTGCCGAACTACCGCACCACCACCATCACCACCATCACCACCACCTGCGCCCTCCTGCTACTCGCGGCGACCACGGCCTGCACCGAAAACCCACCCGGCTCAACCATCACCCCACCCCCAACCACCCCCACCGCCACGCCCACCTCGTCGCCGACCCCCCAGCCACCCGCCATGCCGCCCGCCGCCAAGGCCAAATCCAAAGCCGGCCTACAAGCCTTCGCCCGCCATTGGCTTGAGCTCGAGTCATACGCTCATGCGACCGGCAATTCGTCTCCATACCTGGCGTTGAGCCGCCCGACGTGCGAATGGTGCCTTGGCATCGCCGGCGTATACCGGAATGTCTATGCAGCCGGAGGTAGGTACGAGGGCGATCTCAGTCTTGAATTGCGCGACTTTGGTCTCCTGCATGTCAACGCTGCGGAAGGCACCGGCGCAGCCGGATTCCGGGTGTACCTGCCACGCGCTTTGAAGATCGCAAAGGCGGGTGCACAGCCTCAAGGGCAGAAGTCTGCACTGGTCGATTACTCGATCAACGTGACCTACGTGCAAGGGGCCTGGAGGGTCGACACGGCCAGTACGACGGTCCTCAAGGAGGGCATATGA
- the hrcA gene encoding heat-inducible transcriptional repressor HrcA — MLDERKLDVLRAIVEDYVATHEPVGSKTLVDRHNLGVSPATVRNDMAALEEEGYITQPHTSAGRIPTDAGYRLFVDKLSTVKTLSGAEKKAITTFLAGAVDLDDVVRRTVRLLAQITRQVAIVQYPTLTRSSVRHIEVVTMTPRRLLLVLITSTGRVEQRIVELHEDVAEQLVADLRGRLNAALTGQRLTDAATTLAGVPDSFLPADRPLVAAIVTSLMEAFTVEGEQRIAVGGAANLTRYGDDFERNVKPVLEALEEHVILLKLLGEATHPQTLTVRIGHENPYEELATTSVIAAGYGSRSETLATLGIVGPTHMDYPSTMGAVRAVARYVSQILADS; from the coding sequence GTGCTGGACGAACGCAAGCTGGACGTGCTCCGGGCCATCGTCGAGGACTATGTGGCCACTCACGAACCGGTCGGCTCCAAGACCCTCGTCGACCGGCACAACCTCGGTGTCTCCCCGGCCACTGTCCGTAACGACATGGCCGCGCTGGAGGAAGAGGGTTACATCACCCAGCCGCACACCAGCGCCGGGCGGATCCCGACCGACGCGGGCTACCGGCTGTTCGTGGACAAGCTGAGCACGGTCAAGACGCTGTCCGGCGCCGAGAAGAAGGCGATCACCACCTTCCTCGCCGGTGCCGTGGATCTGGACGACGTCGTACGGCGAACCGTGCGGCTGCTCGCGCAGATCACCCGCCAGGTCGCCATCGTGCAGTATCCGACGCTGACCCGGTCGAGCGTTCGCCACATCGAGGTGGTGACGATGACTCCGCGCCGGCTGCTGCTGGTGCTGATCACGAGCACCGGCCGGGTCGAGCAGCGCATCGTCGAGCTGCACGAGGACGTCGCCGAGCAGCTCGTCGCCGACCTGCGCGGCAGGCTCAACGCGGCCCTCACCGGCCAGCGCCTGACCGACGCCGCGACCACGCTCGCAGGGGTGCCGGACAGCTTCCTGCCCGCCGACCGGCCGCTGGTGGCCGCGATCGTGACCTCGCTGATGGAGGCGTTCACGGTCGAGGGCGAGCAGCGCATCGCGGTCGGTGGCGCGGCCAACCTGACCCGGTACGGCGACGACTTCGAGCGGAACGTGAAACCCGTGCTCGAGGCGCTCGAGGAGCACGTGATCCTGCTCAAACTACTGGGCGAGGCGACTCACCCGCAGACCCTGACGGTCCGAATCGGCCACGAGAACCCGTATGAGGAGCTCGCCACCACCTCGGTGATCGCGGCCGGGTACGGCTCCCGGTCGGAGACCCTGGCCACCCTCGGCATCGTCGGGCCGACGCATATGGACTATCCGAGCACGATGGGAGCGGTGCGAGCCGTCGCCCGGTATGTCAGCCAGATCCTGGCCGACTCATGA
- a CDS encoding Gmad2 immunoglobulin-like domain-containing protein yields MTEPRNEFDDLMRRALRAEADQVQPSDDGLHEIRERIARESRPTLASRATRRPWLLTAGGAVLGTAAAIGLFTVLVNRPGPDLDASGPESATSSSPSPETRVNPTTPAVTPAPSTGPTVAPPTKSGPQPTAVPKQRVEPIATRAVPVYWLGDTVGVTRAGPRLYRTFVPIKGRPAYEAVVTMTQTQPDDPDYSSPWLGAKPNQVLISDGLTTVDFGTLPEANLDTQGATIALQQLVYTVQGTLQNQDPVRITLNGKLVRTVFGTGDAAQPIRRAPMLEAQALVWINSPLNGAKVASPVKVSGVAAAFEATVSWQVIDLKSRLVARSGFTNSAEGQVHSAYAFTVDLPAGEYELVVYQASGEDGSITNSDTKTISVSP; encoded by the coding sequence ATGACCGAGCCGCGCAATGAATTCGATGATCTGATGCGGCGTGCGCTGCGGGCCGAGGCCGACCAGGTCCAGCCCAGCGACGACGGCTTGCACGAGATCCGGGAGCGGATCGCGCGCGAGTCCCGCCCGACGCTCGCGAGCCGGGCCACGCGCCGGCCCTGGCTGCTCACCGCGGGAGGTGCCGTGCTCGGTACCGCCGCCGCGATCGGCCTGTTCACCGTGCTGGTCAACCGGCCGGGCCCCGATCTGGACGCCTCCGGGCCCGAATCGGCCACCTCGTCGTCGCCCAGCCCCGAAACCCGCGTCAACCCGACGACCCCGGCCGTCACGCCCGCCCCATCGACTGGTCCGACAGTCGCGCCGCCGACGAAGAGCGGGCCCCAGCCGACGGCCGTCCCCAAGCAGCGGGTCGAGCCGATCGCGACCCGCGCCGTTCCGGTCTATTGGCTCGGCGACACAGTAGGCGTGACGAGGGCCGGGCCCCGGCTGTACCGCACGTTCGTACCGATCAAGGGCCGGCCAGCCTATGAGGCCGTCGTGACGATGACGCAGACCCAGCCCGACGACCCGGACTACAGCTCGCCATGGCTGGGCGCGAAGCCGAATCAGGTGCTGATCTCGGACGGCCTCACCACGGTCGACTTCGGCACCCTGCCGGAGGCCAACCTCGACACCCAGGGCGCGACGATCGCGTTGCAACAGCTGGTCTACACCGTCCAGGGCACCCTGCAGAACCAGGATCCGGTCCGCATCACCCTCAACGGGAAGCTCGTGCGGACGGTATTCGGCACCGGCGACGCCGCACAGCCGATCCGCCGGGCGCCGATGCTCGAGGCCCAGGCGCTCGTTTGGATCAACAGTCCGTTGAACGGCGCCAAGGTCGCCTCGCCGGTGAAGGTCAGCGGTGTGGCCGCGGCGTTCGAGGCGACGGTCAGCTGGCAGGTGATCGACCTCAAGTCCCGCCTCGTGGCCCGTTCCGGCTTCACGAACTCGGCCGAGGGCCAGGTCCATTCGGCCTACGCGTTCACCGTCGACCTGCCGGCCGGGGAGTACGAGCTGGTCGTCTACCAGGCGTCCGGCGAGGACGGCAGCATCACGAACTCCGACACCAAGACGATCAGCGTCAGCCCGTAA
- a CDS encoding 16S rRNA (uracil(1498)-N(3))-methyltransferase, translated as MGLAVFHLDDLSGEQLTLGGSEGHHAAVVRRIAAGERVRLTDGRGAVAEGPVVSASKAAGLVVSVEARTTVPAPAPRLVVVQAVPKGERAELAVEMLTEVGVDLVVPWNAERSQFRANPERTAKTLAKWRAWAFEASKQSRRAWFCEVADLASTADVAALVRGAALAAVLHEEASLRLATLDVPAAGDVVVVVGPEGGIAPAELEAFGVEPVLLGDTVLRTSTAGVAAASALLARSRWLTG; from the coding sequence ATGGGCCTCGCGGTATTCCACCTGGACGACCTGTCCGGCGAGCAGCTGACGTTAGGCGGCAGCGAAGGGCATCACGCGGCCGTGGTACGGCGGATCGCGGCGGGCGAGCGCGTCCGGCTGACCGACGGGCGTGGTGCCGTCGCCGAAGGCCCGGTGGTCTCCGCGTCGAAGGCTGCTGGTCTGGTGGTCTCGGTCGAGGCCCGTACGACGGTGCCGGCGCCCGCGCCGCGGCTGGTCGTCGTACAGGCTGTGCCGAAGGGGGAGCGGGCCGAGCTCGCGGTCGAGATGCTGACCGAGGTCGGGGTCGATCTGGTCGTCCCGTGGAACGCGGAGCGCAGTCAGTTCCGGGCGAATCCCGAGCGCACGGCGAAGACGCTGGCGAAATGGCGCGCGTGGGCGTTCGAGGCGAGCAAGCAGTCGCGCCGGGCGTGGTTCTGCGAGGTGGCCGACCTGGCGTCGACCGCCGACGTGGCCGCGCTGGTGCGAGGCGCCGCGCTTGCCGCCGTACTGCATGAAGAGGCGTCTTTGCGGCTGGCCACGCTCGACGTACCGGCTGCTGGTGATGTGGTTGTCGTGGTCGGGCCTGAAGGCGGGATCGCGCCTGCGGAGTTGGAGGCGTTCGGCGTGGAGCCGGTGTTGCTGGGCGACACCGTTCTGCGTACGTCGACCGCTGGGGTGGCGGCCGCGTCCGCACTGCTGGCCCGATCGCGCTGGCTTACGGGCTGA
- a CDS encoding PhoH family protein, producing the protein MVSLLGAGDEFLRIIEKDFDADILVRGNEITMSGEPAELALVERLFDELVAVVRIGQGLNGDSVERSIAMIRAATSESPADVLTQNILSSRGRTIRPKTLNQKRYVDAIDKNTIVFGIGPAGTGKTYLAVAKAVQALQAKEVNRIILTRPAVEAGERLGFLPGTLSEKIDPYLRPLYDALHDMLDPESIPRLMTAGTIEIAPLAYMRGRTLNDAYIILDEAQNTSPEQMKMFLTRLGFGSKMVVTGDITQVDLPTGTNSGLRVVQNILEGVQDLTFCRLTAHDVVRHKLVGRIVAAYEDFESTGEPRA; encoded by the coding sequence ATGGTCTCCCTGCTCGGAGCCGGGGACGAGTTCCTCCGGATCATCGAGAAGGACTTCGACGCGGACATCCTGGTCCGCGGTAACGAGATCACCATGTCCGGTGAGCCGGCCGAGCTGGCGCTGGTCGAGCGCCTGTTCGACGAGCTGGTCGCGGTGGTGCGGATCGGCCAGGGCCTGAACGGGGACTCCGTCGAGCGCAGTATCGCCATGATCAGGGCGGCCACCAGCGAGAGCCCCGCCGACGTCCTGACGCAGAACATCCTGTCCAGCCGCGGCCGGACGATCCGGCCCAAGACGCTGAACCAGAAGCGCTACGTCGACGCGATCGACAAGAACACCATCGTCTTCGGTATCGGCCCCGCCGGTACCGGTAAGACCTACCTGGCCGTCGCCAAGGCCGTGCAGGCGCTGCAGGCCAAAGAGGTCAACCGCATCATCCTGACCCGGCCCGCCGTCGAGGCCGGTGAGCGGCTCGGCTTCCTGCCCGGCACCCTGTCGGAGAAGATCGACCCGTACCTGCGCCCGTTGTACGACGCGCTGCACGACATGCTCGACCCGGAGTCGATCCCGCGGCTGATGACGGCCGGCACGATCGAGATCGCGCCGCTGGCGTACATGCGCGGCCGCACGCTGAACGACGCCTACATCATTCTCGACGAGGCCCAGAACACCTCGCCCGAGCAGATGAAGATGTTCCTCACCCGGCTCGGCTTCGGCTCGAAGATGGTCGTCACCGGTGACATCACCCAGGTCGACCTTCCGACCGGGACGAACTCGGGTCTGCGCGTCGTCCAGAACATCCTCGAGGGCGTGCAGGATCTGACCTTCTGCCGGCTCACCGCGCATGACGTCGTTCGGCACAAGCTGGTCGGCCGGATCGTCGCGGCGTACGAGGACTTCGAGAGCACCGGCGAGCCGCGGGCGTGA
- a CDS encoding PPOX class F420-dependent oxidoreductase encodes MTQDKLFALLGERGLGVLTTIKRDGRPQLSNVTYAFDPETRVIRVSLTNDRAKTANLRRDPRASLYVNGPGGRSYVVAEGTADLSPVAADPHDDVVEALIDVYRAAAGREHPDWNDYRKAMVQDHRLILTLPVTHTYGMA; translated from the coding sequence ATGACCCAGGACAAACTCTTCGCCCTGCTCGGCGAACGCGGCCTCGGCGTTCTCACCACCATCAAGCGCGATGGACGCCCACAATTGTCGAACGTGACGTACGCCTTCGATCCCGAAACCCGGGTCATCCGCGTCTCCCTCACCAACGACCGCGCCAAAACCGCCAACCTCCGCCGCGACCCCCGCGCCAGCCTCTACGTCAACGGTCCCGGCGGCCGCTCGTATGTCGTGGCCGAAGGCACCGCCGACCTCTCCCCCGTAGCCGCCGACCCCCACGACGACGTCGTCGAAGCCCTCATCGACGTCTACCGCGCAGCCGCCGGCCGCGAACACCCCGACTGGAACGACTACCGCAAAGCCATGGTCCAAGACCACCGCCTAATCCTCACACTCCCCGTCACCCACACCTACGGCATGGCCTAA
- a CDS encoding SigE family RNA polymerase sigma factor, with product MASESWNAEEALTAVYSAHYSSLVRLGALLLRDSGSAEEIVQDAFVAMHGRWNRLRDPDKALAYLRTTVVNRCRSRQRHLVVVDKHMPKTLPDEPSAEHAAMATATTDTVIAAMRTLPEKQRTVMVLRYYGELSEAEIAETMGISRGAVKSHASRATKSLRLVLEQVR from the coding sequence GTGGCATCTGAGTCCTGGAACGCCGAAGAGGCGCTGACCGCTGTCTACAGCGCTCACTACTCTTCGCTGGTCCGGCTTGGTGCCCTACTGCTGCGTGACAGCGGTTCGGCCGAGGAGATCGTGCAGGACGCGTTCGTGGCGATGCACGGCCGGTGGAACCGGCTGCGCGACCCCGACAAGGCCCTCGCGTATCTCCGCACCACCGTGGTCAACAGGTGCCGCTCCCGGCAGCGTCACCTGGTCGTGGTCGACAAGCACATGCCGAAAACCCTGCCGGACGAGCCGAGCGCCGAACACGCCGCGATGGCGACGGCGACGACCGACACGGTGATCGCGGCCATGCGAACCCTGCCGGAGAAACAACGCACGGTGATGGTGTTGCGGTATTACGGTGAGCTGTCGGAGGCGGAGATCGCCGAGACGATGGGCATCAGCCGGGGAGCGGTCAAGAGTCACGCATCGCGGGCGACGAAGTCGCTGCGCCTCGTTCTGGAGCAGGTGAGATGA
- a CDS encoding cytidine deaminase: MLEVPAEDAKLVTLARASRARTRALEGAAVRDTDGRTYSACTVDLGTVQLSALQLAVAMALASGVKGLEAAAVVVPASSVVVDVEVVRHFAGAALPVVVADGNGEVLDVIHT; this comes from the coding sequence GTGTTGGAAGTACCTGCCGAAGACGCCAAGCTCGTCACCCTCGCCCGGGCCAGCCGGGCCCGGACGCGCGCGCTCGAGGGCGCGGCCGTTCGCGACACGGACGGGCGGACGTACTCGGCCTGCACGGTCGATCTCGGTACGGTTCAGCTCTCCGCTTTGCAGCTCGCTGTCGCGATGGCGCTTGCCTCTGGGGTGAAGGGGTTGGAGGCCGCGGCCGTGGTTGTTCCGGCTTCCTCGGTCGTGGTTGATGTTGAGGTAGTGCGGCATTTTGCCGGCGCGGCCCTGCCGGTTGTTGTTGCCGATGGCAACGGAGAGGTTCTTGATGTCATCCACACCTGA
- a CDS encoding GNAT family N-acetyltransferase produces the protein MIEAATRVDAPEVIVDTAETYAGRLRHGWDGDPPHAFLGRVDGVAVGVLTIDTPTYDNRDVAWFEVEVHPDYRGRGIGSELMEFGFKQAAERGRTSLGFTQWDLPKADAFAKKHGFEAKSVEVNRRQDLANVDWPTVERLYAEAVEASKEYELLRLSDDLPEEMLEAMTALTASINDAPTDDLDIEDEVFTPERLRAFEVAQKGRDQRIHRVIARHKNTGALAGHSTVMVEHGRPHIAWQADTAVDRAHRGHRLGVLVKIGMLRWLREVAPAVELVDTWNAESNAHMIGVNDQIGYRVIARAIDYQRPADAK, from the coding sequence GTGATTGAGGCGGCTACTCGTGTAGATGCGCCCGAGGTGATCGTGGATACGGCTGAGACGTATGCGGGGCGGTTGCGGCATGGGTGGGATGGGGATCCGCCGCACGCATTTCTGGGCCGGGTTGATGGGGTTGCGGTTGGCGTGTTGACGATCGATACGCCGACCTACGACAACCGGGATGTGGCGTGGTTTGAGGTGGAGGTTCATCCGGACTACCGAGGGCGTGGGATCGGTAGTGAGTTGATGGAGTTCGGGTTCAAGCAGGCCGCGGAGCGGGGGCGTACGTCGCTGGGGTTCACGCAATGGGATCTGCCCAAGGCGGACGCCTTCGCGAAGAAGCACGGGTTCGAGGCCAAAAGCGTAGAGGTCAATCGTCGTCAGGACTTGGCGAACGTTGATTGGCCGACGGTCGAGCGGCTGTACGCCGAGGCGGTCGAGGCGTCGAAGGAATACGAGTTGCTGAGGCTTAGCGATGACTTGCCCGAGGAGATGCTCGAGGCCATGACAGCGCTGACCGCGTCGATCAATGACGCGCCGACGGATGATCTGGATATCGAGGACGAGGTGTTCACGCCGGAGCGGCTTCGGGCGTTCGAGGTGGCGCAGAAGGGCAGGGACCAGCGGATTCATCGGGTGATCGCTCGCCATAAGAACACTGGTGCGCTCGCGGGTCATTCGACCGTGATGGTCGAGCACGGGCGGCCGCATATCGCGTGGCAGGCCGATACCGCCGTCGATCGGGCCCATCGTGGGCACCGGCTCGGCGTGCTGGTCAAGATCGGCATGCTCCGCTGGTTACGCGAAGTGGCGCCGGCGGTCGAGCTGGTCGATACCTGGAACGCCGAGTCCAACGCCCACATGATCGGCGTCAACGACCAGATCGGCTATCGCGTGATCGCCCGCGCCATCGACTACCAACGTCCCGCGGACGCGAAGTAG
- the era gene encoding GTPase Era, translating to MSSTPEFRSGFACFVGRPNAGKSTLTNALVGRKIVITSSKPQTTRHAVRGIVHKQDAQLILVDTPGLHKPRTLLGERLNDIVKTTWAEVDVIGICLPASDKIGPGDRFLVSEAAKVARTPKVALATKADLVSPERMAEHLTEIAKLGEAVGIEWAAVIPVSATSGFQVDLVSDELAKFLPVGMPLYPDGEITDEPEETLVAELIREAALEGVRDELPHSIAVLVEEMNLREGRPEDKPLLDVYASLYLERDSQKGIIIGHKGSRLADVGARARTQIEALLGTPVYLDLHVKIAKNWQTDAKGLRKLGF from the coding sequence ATGTCATCCACACCTGAGTTCCGCAGTGGATTCGCCTGTTTCGTCGGCCGGCCGAACGCGGGCAAGTCGACCCTGACGAACGCGCTGGTCGGTCGCAAGATCGTGATCACCTCGTCGAAGCCGCAGACCACCCGCCACGCCGTCCGCGGCATCGTGCACAAGCAGGACGCCCAGCTGATCCTGGTCGACACCCCTGGTCTGCACAAGCCGCGCACGTTGCTGGGCGAACGGCTGAACGACATCGTCAAGACCACCTGGGCCGAGGTCGACGTGATCGGCATCTGCTTGCCGGCCAGCGACAAGATCGGTCCGGGCGATCGCTTCCTGGTCAGCGAGGCGGCGAAGGTCGCCCGTACGCCGAAGGTCGCGCTGGCCACCAAGGCGGACCTGGTGTCGCCCGAGCGGATGGCCGAGCACCTCACGGAGATCGCCAAGCTGGGCGAGGCTGTTGGTATTGAGTGGGCCGCGGTGATCCCGGTTTCGGCGACTAGTGGGTTCCAGGTTGACCTGGTTTCGGATGAGCTGGCGAAGTTCTTGCCGGTGGGGATGCCGTTGTATCCGGACGGCGAGATCACGGACGAGCCCGAGGAGACGTTGGTCGCGGAGTTGATCCGCGAGGCGGCGCTCGAGGGTGTGCGGGATGAGCTGCCGCACTCGATCGCCGTACTGGTCGAGGAGATGAACCTGCGCGAAGGCCGTCCCGAGGACAAGCCGTTGCTGGATGTCTACGCGAGTTTGTACCTCGAGCGGGACAGCCAGAAGGGGATCATCATCGGGCATAAGGGATCCCGGCTGGCCGACGTCGGCGCCCGGGCCCGGACCCAGATCGAGGCATTGCTCGGGACGCCGGTCTACCTCGACCTCCACGTCAAGATCGCCAAGAACTGGCAAACCGACGCCAAGGGTCTGCGCAAACTCGGCTTCTGA
- the dnaJ gene encoding molecular chaperone DnaJ: MSSDYYAVLGVSRDASAEDIKKAYRKLARQYHPDVNDSEDAHDKFQEIGRAFQVLSDPQKRQVYDLGGDPLSSGGGAGGGFGQAFTFTDIMDAFFGQGGGAGARGPRPRTRRGQDALIPLRIDLAEAAFGTTRELKIDTAVVCPTCSGSGAEAGSKPVTCEICHGRGEVTHTQRSFLGEVRTMRPCPNCRGFGTTIPNPCVECAGDGRVRSRRSVTVKIPGGVDSGTRVQLSGQGEVGPGGGPAGDLYVEIEVEQHEIFTRHGDDLHCTVTLPMTAAALGTQIDLPTLEGEPTPLEIKAGTQSGTAITLTARGVPRLRHAGRGDLIVQVLVETPTKLDDAQSDLLRKLAEARGEEHPLGQVQAAHKGVFGRLRDAFGSH; this comes from the coding sequence ATGAGCAGCGATTACTACGCGGTCCTCGGCGTCAGCCGGGACGCTTCCGCCGAGGACATCAAGAAGGCGTACCGCAAGCTGGCCCGGCAGTACCACCCCGATGTGAACGACTCCGAGGACGCGCACGACAAGTTCCAGGAGATCGGCCGCGCCTTCCAGGTGCTCAGCGACCCGCAGAAGCGGCAGGTCTACGACCTCGGTGGTGACCCGCTCAGCAGTGGTGGCGGCGCGGGCGGCGGTTTCGGCCAGGCGTTCACGTTCACCGACATCATGGACGCGTTCTTCGGTCAGGGCGGTGGCGCCGGTGCGCGCGGCCCGCGTCCGCGCACCCGGCGGGGCCAGGACGCGCTGATCCCGCTGCGGATCGACCTCGCCGAGGCGGCCTTCGGCACCACCCGCGAGCTGAAGATCGACACCGCGGTGGTCTGCCCGACCTGTTCCGGTTCGGGGGCCGAGGCCGGATCCAAGCCGGTCACCTGCGAGATCTGCCACGGCCGCGGCGAGGTGACGCACACGCAGCGCTCGTTCCTCGGCGAGGTGCGGACCATGCGCCCCTGCCCGAACTGCCGCGGCTTCGGCACCACCATCCCGAACCCGTGTGTCGAGTGTGCCGGCGACGGCCGCGTCCGCTCGCGTCGTTCCGTCACGGTCAAGATCCCCGGTGGCGTCGACTCCGGCACCCGGGTGCAACTGTCCGGCCAGGGCGAGGTCGGCCCCGGCGGCGGCCCGGCTGGCGATCTGTACGTCGAGATCGAGGTCGAGCAGCACGAGATCTTCACCCGGCACGGCGATGACCTGCACTGCACGGTGACGCTGCCGATGACCGCGGCCGCCCTCGGCACGCAGATCGACCTGCCCACGCTGGAGGGCGAGCCGACCCCGCTCGAGATCAAGGCCGGCACCCAGTCCGGCACGGCGATCACCCTGACGGCTCGTGGCGTTCCGCGCCTGCGGCATGCCGGCCGGGGTGACCTGATCGTGCAGGTGCTGGTCGAGACCCCGACCAAACTCGACGACGCGCAGTCCGACCTGCTGCGCAAACTCGCCGAGGCCCGTGGCGAGGAGCACCCGCTCGGGCAGGTCCAGGCCGCGCACAAGGGTGTCTTCGGCCGGTTGCGCGACGCCTTCGGCTCACACTGA
- a CDS encoding hemolysin family protein — MTWDDGALLIVAAVLVLLAGLIAGAEAAVSSYSKVRANEQVELGNTRAIRLATLLEDAPRYLNSLLLFRLIFEITAIVLVTQALSEVLAVTWQHILVTAAVMVLVSYVIIGVAPRTLGRQHSDRFAILSAGPIMAITSVLGPLPKLLIMLGNALTPGKGYAEGPFATEAELRALVDLAEKSSVIESDERRMIHSVFELGDTIAREVMVPRTDMVFIERHKKLRQLTSLALRSGYSRIPVIGESLDDIVGVIYLKDVMRRVYDNAQAESTERVESVMRPCMFIPDSKPVDELLREMQAARMHVAIVVDEYGGTAGLVTIEDILEEIVGEITDEYDEAPDAAQALADGAYRVSSRYPIDELGELFGVPLDDDDVDTVGGLMAKLLGKVPIPGAEVEIEGLSLTAERPSGRRNQIGTVLVRRLTETEPAEFTSAAPHP; from the coding sequence ATGACCTGGGATGACGGCGCCCTGCTGATCGTCGCCGCTGTACTCGTCCTGCTGGCCGGGCTCATCGCCGGTGCCGAGGCGGCCGTCTCGTCGTACTCGAAAGTCCGGGCCAATGAGCAGGTCGAGCTGGGCAACACCCGCGCGATCCGGCTGGCGACGCTGCTGGAGGACGCACCGCGCTACCTGAACAGTCTGCTGTTGTTCCGGTTGATCTTCGAGATCACCGCCATCGTGCTGGTCACGCAGGCGCTATCCGAAGTGCTCGCGGTGACCTGGCAGCACATTCTCGTCACCGCCGCCGTGATGGTGCTGGTGTCGTACGTGATCATCGGTGTCGCCCCGCGGACCCTGGGCCGGCAGCACTCGGACCGGTTCGCGATTCTGTCGGCCGGGCCGATCATGGCGATCACCTCGGTGCTCGGGCCCTTGCCGAAACTGCTGATCATGCTGGGTAACGCGCTCACCCCGGGCAAGGGGTACGCCGAAGGCCCGTTCGCGACCGAGGCCGAATTGCGCGCGCTGGTCGATCTGGCCGAGAAGTCGTCGGTGATCGAGTCCGACGAGCGCCGGATGATCCACTCGGTGTTCGAGCTCGGTGACACGATCGCCCGCGAGGTGATGGTGCCGCGTACGGACATGGTCTTCATCGAGCGGCACAAGAAGCTCCGCCAGCTGACGTCTCTCGCGTTGCGCAGCGGCTACTCCCGGATCCCGGTGATCGGGGAGTCGCTCGACGACATCGTCGGCGTGATCTACCTCAAGGACGTGATGCGCCGCGTCTACGACAACGCCCAGGCCGAGTCGACCGAGCGAGTCGAGTCGGTGATGCGGCCGTGCATGTTCATCCCGGACTCGAAACCGGTCGACGAGCTGCTCCGGGAGATGCAGGCCGCCCGGATGCACGTCGCGATCGTGGTCGACGAGTACGGCGGCACCGCCGGGCTGGTCACGATCGAGGACATCCTGGAGGAGATCGTCGGCGAGATCACCGACGAGTACGACGAGGCGCCGGACGCCGCGCAGGCGCTTGCCGACGGGGCGTACCGAGTCTCCAGCCGCTATCCGATCGACGAACTGGGCGAGCTGTTCGGCGTACCGCTGGACGATGACGACGTCGACACCGTCGGCGGCCTGATGGCCAAGCTGCTGGGCAAGGTGCCGATCCCCGGTGCCGAGGTCGAGATCGAGGGGTTGTCCCTCACCGCGGAGCGGCCCTCGGGCCGGCGCAACCAGATTGGTACGGTGCTGGTCCGCAGGCTCACCGAAACCGAGCCCGCCGAGTTCACCTCCGCTGCGCCTCATCCCTAA